In Desulfomonile tiedjei DSM 6799, the genomic window GGATTCGGAAAAGGACCTGATCGAAGACTGGCTCAGTTATCCGTGGAATTACTACACGAACCGAAAAGACCTTCACCGACGACTCATTGCCGATATGAAAGCCCACTTCAAAGATCCTCGGCCCCCCTCGGCGCTCTTGGACGTGCGTGCAGGGACCTTCAACTTCCAGGAACCCGGTTACGTCCAGAGTTGGGCGGCGCTGAGCGATCTTCGCACGCTCTCGAAAGGCGCAGGGTTTAAGGATTTTATCCTTCTCTTCGATGAGGTGGAGGACATCATCTACAATCTGGGAAACCTCAAATGGCAGCAGATAGCCTTCAGGAACCTGCTCCGATTCTTCTCCTCCGATGGAATAGGCGTAAAGAGCTTCTTTGCCGTGACGCCGGACTTTGAGCAGAAGTGTCGTGAACTCCTTGTCAAGAGGGAAAAGTGGTCCGAAGAGTTTGCGCCTTTGGAGAGCCTTCCCCGCTTCCGCATCAGCCCGTTGGGGGCTGAAGAGTTGAAGGAACTGGCGGGGAGGATCGCAGAGGTCCACGGGACGGCATACGAATGGGAAGACAAGGTGAAAGAGGCCTTGCCCGAGATCGAGACAATCGTTGACAGGCTCTCGGCTTCGCCGGAGGCGGACAGAACCCGTCAAACAGTGAAAGCCATTGTGGAGCATCTGGATCAAGCATACGAGGACACGGAATGAGCGCAAGAGAACTTCTGGATCAGAACGTAGATAATGCCTTCTTCGGAGGCTTTCCTTCTCTACGACCCGTTCAAGAGGCAGCCATCAAGCCGATCATTGAAGGCAAGCATGTAGTGGCGTGTTCAGGGACAGGATCTGGAAAGACCGAGGCTGCTCTGACACCTTTGGTCAGTAAGTACTGGAACGATTTCGAGAAGAGCAACGCAACCGTAATTCTCTATGTCGCTCCCACAAAGGCTCTCGTGAACGATTTGGCGAGAAGGCTTGAGGGTCCTATCAAAGATAAGTTGGATCTGCGCCTGGGTATTCGTCATGGTGACCGGGACGATCTCAAGGGCAGGAAGAAATTTCCCCACGTCCTCATCACTACGCCTGAATCCCTCGATGTGCTGCTGTATCGACATGACCCGGCTCTCATGAGCGTGCGTGCTCTGGTCATTGACGAAGTTCATCTCCTGTACAATACCCAACGTGGCGTCCATCTCTCCGTCCTCATTGAGCGATTGAGGAGGGTCGTAGATCCGGCCCCACTGCAACTCGTGGCTCTCTCCGCAACTATTGCGGACCTTGAGGCAGTGGGACGGTTCTTCTTTGGGCAAGGAGCGGACATGGAGATCCTCAATTTCCCTGCCCACCGCACCATAGACGCTCAGGTCCGTCCGGCTGATTTCGGGTCGGTGGTGGAGAAACTCAGCACAGGGCGCAAATGCAAACTCCTCGCCTTTGCCAACCGGAGGAAGGATTGCGAGGATCAAGCTGAGGCGGTTTCCGAGCAGAAGCACTTGGAAGGAGCGGTGTTTGTACATTACTCGTCTCTGGCCCCGGAAACACGGATAGACATAGAGGAAAGGTTTCAAGTCCTTGAGACCGCGTTGTGCAATGCCACAAGCACCCTGGAGCTGGGCATCGACATAGGGGACATCGACGCGGTGCTCCTATGCGGCGTGCCGTCCAGGGCAGATTCTTTTTTGCAACGTATCGGAAGAGGCAACAGGCGTTCCAACAAGACCGTAGCGGTCTGCTTTGTCGGAATGGATCGTGGGGCTCCTGCGCCGGTGACGGAAGCTTTGCGGTATCTGGTATTGGTCGATGCCGCCCGAAAAGGCAATCTCGCCCAATGCGAAACTTTCGAGTTGTATGGAGCCGTGGCGCAGCAGTGTCTGTCGATAATCGGGTCCCGGCAGGAATACGTCAGCGTCAAGAGCCTTTCCGAGACATTTGAGAAGCTTCGGTACGTGGATAGCGCCACGGTCGAACGTATTCTCTCTGAACTCGCCCGCACGGATTATCTTACTTCTCACGAATTCATGAAACAGTACGGACCGGGAGAAGGGCTTCACAAACTCTTTAAGCAGAGACGCATCTACGGCAACT contains:
- a CDS encoding BREX system ATP-binding domain-containing protein, with the protein product MDRNEALKVIYAFRNGIPPESRVSLFTVGRQTELEELTRLFDGEGGLLLQANSGSGKTHLFRFLREKALADGFAVGSITLDSSAEVKLNRMDQIVAAVFRDIQLPGMEERGIRAFFDTLCRQISDARYSRDPENFWTRLTNDWKWDSSDLLQSPALYIALRAWSCGGDSEKDLIEDWLSYPWNYYTNRKDLHRRLIADMKAHFKDPRPPSALLDVRAGTFNFQEPGYVQSWAALSDLRTLSKGAGFKDFILLFDEVEDIIYNLGNLKWQQIAFRNLLRFFSSDGIGVKSFFAVTPDFEQKCRELLVKREKWSEEFAPLESLPRFRISPLGAEELKELAGRIAEVHGTAYEWEDKVKEALPEIETIVDRLSASPEADRTRQTVKAIVEHLDQAYEDTE
- a CDS encoding DEAD/DEAH box helicase; the encoded protein is MSARELLDQNVDNAFFGGFPSLRPVQEAAIKPIIEGKHVVACSGTGSGKTEAALTPLVSKYWNDFEKSNATVILYVAPTKALVNDLARRLEGPIKDKLDLRLGIRHGDRDDLKGRKKFPHVLITTPESLDVLLYRHDPALMSVRALVIDEVHLLYNTQRGVHLSVLIERLRRVVDPAPLQLVALSATIADLEAVGRFFFGQGADMEILNFPAHRTIDAQVRPADFGSVVEKLSTGRKCKLLAFANRRKDCEDQAEAVSEQKHLEGAVFVHYSSLAPETRIDIEERFQVLETALCNATSTLELGIDIGDIDAVLLCGVPSRADSFLQRIGRGNRRSNKTVAVCFVGMDRGAPAPVTEALRYLVLVDAARKGNLAQCETFELYGAVAQQCLSIIGSRQEYVSVKSLSETFEKLRYVDSATVERILSELARTDYLTSHEFMKQYGPGEGLHKLFKQRRIYGNFPIEAHMVEVRSGTEILGEVPHFSLENIELEDYVRFAANQWKVTNITEEGLELLPAEPPPGVETKTFQYAGKGRGFETFLNEAMWGMIHAKEFPDELLEPQMRERMKQAREDAQILCEFNQIPQCPGDPGILYYTFAGRLVNEAVALITQQENYRVGDHWLQVRSPIDWKSIPTDPADYEPVFESMFHPSMDQSIFQQMLPADLQVREYVQEWLKDEAVPRVLKRLAESEPVEIPLEDWPFG